Proteins from a single region of Sebastes umbrosus isolate fSebUmb1 chromosome 8, fSebUmb1.pri, whole genome shotgun sequence:
- the arl6ip4 gene encoding ADP-ribosylation factor-like protein 6-interacting protein 4, protein MDRSRSADRPGREKQQEKKKKRRRSSSSSSSSSSSSSPASSRSSKKTSHKSQDVKTQRKKRRRSSSSSSSTSSSSSPSSSCSSPSSEEKTKKKKKKSKAKKKKSKKEKEKLKKQKKKEKKKKEKKLKKLKKKEMEKKKAETVVVLLPCPPPPPVAEPPSYLEVWQSDEGAVELGPVMTDEQKARLATKRPITKEEYEARQSVIRRVVDPETGRTRLVRGEGEIIEEMVSREKHKDINKQATKGDGNAFQRKLGVNR, encoded by the exons ATGGATCGCAGCAGATCAGCTGACAGACCCGGCAGAGAGAAacaacaagagaagaagaagaaaaggagacgatcctcctcctcttcttcctcttcctcatcgtCTTCTTCTCCAGCCAGCAGCAGGTCGTCAAAGAAAACATCACACAAGAGTCAAG atgtaaaaacacaaagaaagaagCGCAGAAGAAgctcctcatcttcatcatccacctcttcttcctcttctccctcctcctcgtGTTCATCACCGTCCAGtgaagaaaagacaaagaagaagaagaagaaaagtaaaGCCAAGAAAAAGAAGTCgaagaaggaaaaggagaagttgaagaaacagaagaagaaggagaaaaagaagaaagagaagaagttgaagaagctgaagaagaaggagatggagaagaagaaagcaGAGACTGTGGTGGTGTTGCTgccttgtcctcctcctcctccagtagcAGAGCCTCCATCCTACCTGGAGGTGTGGCAGAGTGATGAGGGAGCAGTGGAGCTGGGACCTG TGATGACGGATGAGCAGAAAGCCCGACTCGCCACTAAGAGGCCCATCACCAAAGAGGAGTACGAGGCCAGACAGAGTGTGATCCGCAGGGTGGTGGACCCGGAAACAGGACGCACCAG ATTggtgagaggagaaggagagatcATAGAGGAGATGGTCAGCcgagaaaaacacaaagacatcaACAAG CAAGCCACCAAGGGAGACGGGAATGCCTTCCAGAGGAAACTGGGAGTCAACAGGTAG
- the mthfd2 gene encoding bifunctional methylenetetrahydrofolate dehydrogenase/cyclohydrolase, mitochondrial — protein sequence MAAIRTLRKLCQHTQQQVCKLHTSASRQEAVVISGRKLARQIREEARGDVEKWVSAGHRRPHLSVVLVGENPASHSYVLNKTRAASDVGISSETILKHSDISEEELLDLIYKLNADHRVDGLLVQLPLPDHIDERAVCNAVSPSKDVDGFHVVNVGRLCLDQSTMLPATPWGVMEMIKRTGIPTIGKNVVVAGRSKNVGMPIAMLLHTDGRHERPGGDATVTISHRHTPKEQLRLHTKIADIIVAAAGIPNLITADMIKEGAAVIDVGINRVQDPVTGKSRLVGDVDFEGVRQKAGFITPVPGGVGPMTVAMLMKNTIKAAKNVLLFPPERIRMAAAS from the exons ACAGGAGGCTGTGGTCATCTCAGGAAGGAAACTAGCACGGCAGATTCGAGAGGAGGCCCGGGGCGACGTGGAGAAATGGGTTTCAGCCGGCCACAGGAGACCCCACCTGAGTGTGGTTCTGGTGGGAGAAAACCCAGCCAGTCACTCCTACGTCCTGAATAAGACACGAGCTGCATCTGATGTCG GGATCTCTAGTGAGACAATTCTCAAGCATTCAGACATCAGTGAGGAGGAGTTGTTGGACCTGATCTACAAACTCAACGCAGACCATCGTGTGGACGGCCTGTTGGTCCAGCTGCCTCTCCCAG ATCACATCGATGAGCGCGCCGTCTGTAACGCCGTTTCCCCCTCCAAGGATGTGGACGGCTTCCACGTAGTTAACGTGGGTCGCTTGTGCCTGGATCAGTCCACCATGCTCCCGGCCACTCCATGGGGAGTCATGGAAATGATTAAACGCACAG GTATTCCTACTATTGGGAAGAATGTCGTGGTTGCAGGACGCTCCAAGAATGTGGGCATGCCCATCGCCATGTTACTGCATACAGACGGCCGTCACGAGAGGCCCGGAG GCGACGCCACGGTCACCATTTCTCACCGTCACACGCCAAAGGAGCAACTTCGCCTACACACTAAAATCGCTGATATCATCGTGGCTGCTGCAG GGATTCCAAACCTCATTACGGCAGACATGATCAAAGAGGGAGCGGCGGTGATTGACGTTGGAATAAACCGAGTGCAGGATCCAGTCACCGGAAAGAGCAGACTGGTTGGAGATGTGGATTTTGAAG GCGTGAGACAGAAGGCGGGCTTCATCACCCCCGTACCCGGAGGTGTAGGACCCATGACTGTGGCGATGCTCATGAAGAACACTATCAAGGCAGCTAAGAACGTCCTGCTGTTCCCTCCAGAGAGGATCCGCATGGCGGCTGCGTCCTAA